One genomic segment of Pseudomonas chlororaphis subsp. aurantiaca includes these proteins:
- a CDS encoding diguanylate cyclase, translating into MDNQQGKGLSFAKRIYLPRLVGLGIGSLSVFAGLYPVPQPTWVWLFLLFNGFIWPHLAYLISTRAAFPYQAERHNLLCDSLFGGFWAAAIQFNPLPTVTILAMMAMNNVAAGGLRLFIHGSVAQLSGVVLSWLLLGPAFTGHATQMQIYACLPMLTLYPMAVGMVCYRLAIKLSEHKRTLSALSRTDSLTGLLNHGAWKDLLHLKFTKCQQQRCHGTIALIDIDHFKHINDSYGHILGDAVLHQLSRDLKLNLRQDDLAGRYGGDEFCVILPETSIHQAREVLERLREVFGNYRHPGVPQLRVSLSIGLAAWHPGLRDAAMWLMEADKALYAAKNTGRNKVAAASPVNDTLLAVPTGP; encoded by the coding sequence ATGGATAACCAACAAGGCAAAGGGCTGTCATTTGCCAAGCGTATTTACCTGCCAAGGCTGGTCGGCCTGGGGATCGGCAGCCTCAGCGTATTCGCCGGCTTGTACCCGGTGCCGCAACCGACCTGGGTTTGGCTGTTCCTGCTGTTCAACGGCTTTATCTGGCCGCACCTGGCGTACCTGATCTCGACCCGCGCGGCCTTCCCCTACCAGGCCGAACGCCACAACCTGCTGTGCGACTCGCTCTTCGGTGGTTTCTGGGCGGCGGCGATACAGTTCAATCCGCTGCCCACGGTGACCATTCTGGCGATGATGGCGATGAATAACGTCGCAGCCGGTGGCCTGCGCCTGTTCATCCATGGCTCCGTGGCACAACTGAGCGGTGTCGTGCTTTCGTGGTTGTTGCTCGGTCCTGCCTTCACCGGGCATGCCACCCAGATGCAGATATACGCCTGCCTGCCGATGCTGACTCTCTATCCGATGGCAGTAGGCATGGTCTGCTACCGGCTGGCAATCAAACTCTCCGAGCACAAACGCACCCTCAGCGCGCTGAGCCGCACCGACAGCCTGACCGGCCTGCTCAACCACGGCGCCTGGAAAGACCTGCTGCACCTCAAGTTCACCAAGTGCCAGCAACAACGCTGCCACGGCACCATTGCCTTGATCGACATCGATCACTTCAAACACATCAATGACAGCTACGGCCATATCCTCGGCGACGCCGTGCTGCATCAGTTGAGCCGGGACCTCAAGCTCAACCTGCGCCAGGACGACCTGGCCGGGCGCTATGGCGGCGATGAGTTCTGCGTGATCCTGCCGGAGACCTCGATCCACCAGGCCCGCGAAGTGTTGGAGCGGCTGCGGGAAGTCTTCGGCAACTATCGCCATCCGGGCGTGCCACAACTCAGGGTCAGCCTGAGTATCGGCCTGGCCGCCTGGCACCCGGGGTTGCGCGATGCCGCAATGTGGCTCATGGAGGCCGACAAAGCCCTGTATGCCGCGAAAAACACCGGGCGCAACAAAGTCGCCGCCGCCAGTCCGGTAAACGACACCCTTCTTGCCGTGCCGACCGGCCCTTGA
- a CDS encoding glycerophosphodiester phosphodiesterase, with the protein MPATFTKSALMLSLMLGLGQAQAASPSPTALAVSQGIPHPTVIAHRGASFDAPESTAAAYKLARDLGADYLEMDLQRSKDGVLFALHDNNLQRTTDVASKFPERKDSPANAFTMAELKTLDAGSWFNQAYPDRARASYVGLKILTLDEIIDIAQSNPHHKPGLYIETKEPQQFPGIEHDLKEKLQDRGWLSPAGSKLAKSELAVGQGKGKVVLQTFEKSSLELLQKEMPKVPKILLLWIGEGGMRPKSDVTFANSGEKDKAAYYAKQEPKDKAEFEQWVSYAKAQGAIGTGPSAALTNGGDQSYFDLVQPWMNQFTHDQGLLVHVYTIDEPVDFKKVLDSGVDGIFTNRASELLKYAKRPASGSVSQLLEANGY; encoded by the coding sequence ATGCCTGCCACCTTCACCAAAAGCGCCCTGATGCTGAGCCTGATGCTTGGCCTGGGCCAGGCACAGGCCGCCAGCCCAAGCCCCACCGCACTGGCTGTCAGCCAAGGCATTCCACACCCGACAGTGATCGCTCACCGGGGCGCGTCCTTCGATGCACCGGAGTCCACCGCCGCCGCCTATAAGCTGGCCCGCGACCTGGGTGCCGACTACCTGGAAATGGACCTGCAACGCAGCAAGGACGGCGTGCTGTTCGCCCTGCATGACAACAACCTGCAACGCACCACCGACGTCGCCAGCAAGTTCCCCGAGCGCAAGGACAGCCCGGCCAATGCCTTCACCATGGCCGAACTGAAAACCCTCGACGCCGGCAGCTGGTTCAACCAGGCCTATCCCGACCGCGCCCGTGCGAGCTACGTCGGCCTGAAGATCCTGACCCTCGACGAAATCATCGACATCGCCCAAAGCAACCCGCATCACAAGCCCGGCCTGTACATCGAGACCAAGGAGCCCCAGCAGTTCCCCGGCATCGAGCACGACCTCAAGGAAAAACTCCAGGACCGCGGCTGGCTCAGCCCGGCCGGCTCCAAGCTGGCGAAAAGCGAACTGGCGGTAGGCCAGGGCAAAGGCAAGGTGGTGCTGCAGACCTTCGAGAAGAGCAGCCTGGAACTGCTGCAGAAAGAAATGCCCAAGGTGCCGAAGATCCTCCTGCTGTGGATCGGTGAAGGCGGCATGCGGCCCAAGTCCGACGTGACCTTCGCCAACAGCGGCGAGAAGGACAAGGCGGCCTACTACGCCAAGCAGGAACCCAAGGACAAGGCCGAGTTCGAGCAGTGGGTCAGCTACGCCAAGGCCCAGGGCGCCATCGGCACCGGCCCGTCGGCAGCACTCACCAACGGCGGCGACCAGAGCTACTTCGACCTGGTGCAACCCTGGATGAACCAGTTCACCCACGACCAGGGCCTGCTGGTGCACGTCTACACCATCGACGAGCCGGTGGACTTCAAGAAGGTCCTGGACTCCGGTGTCGACGGCATCTTCACCAACCGCGCCTCGGAGTTGCTCAAGTACGCCAAGCGTCCGGCCAGCGGCAGCGTGAGCCAGTTGCTCGAGGCCAACGGCTACTGA
- a CDS encoding inorganic phosphate transporter, giving the protein MATPSLTAASPSPSLEARPQLDKKASPFTLVVFFAILAMGLLFTAYSLMHDMHELGTTVTTWTPFLLLGMALLIALGFEFVNGFHDTANAVATVIYTHSLPPHFAVVWSGFFNFLGVLLSSGAVAFGIIALLPVELILQVGSSAGFAMIFALLIAAILWNLGTWWLGLPASSSHTLIGSIIGVGVANALMHGRDGTSGVDWSQATKVGYALLFSPLIGFAFAALLLLALRLFVKNRALYKAPKGNTPPPWWIRGMLIVTCTGVSFAHGSNDGQKGMGLIMLILVGTLPMAYALNRTMPADQALQFAAVAEVTQQALVKSAPQPAPADPRAVLSDYVRSKEATPQLVPALAALTGHIGDEVKGYGSLAKVPAEAMGNVRNDMYLSSETIRLMDKNKVGDFDADTQGKLQLFKQQIDNATRFIPLWVKIAVAIALGLGTMVGWKRIVVTVGEKIGKTHLTYAQGASAETVAMLTIGAADMFGLPVSTTHVLSSGVAGTMVANGGGLQMQTIRNLLMAWVLTLPAAILLSGSLYWLFTQLF; this is encoded by the coding sequence ATGGCCACCCCTTCACTGACCGCCGCCTCCCCTTCCCCCTCCCTCGAAGCCAGACCGCAGCTGGATAAAAAAGCCAGCCCCTTCACCCTCGTGGTGTTCTTCGCGATCCTCGCCATGGGCCTGTTGTTCACCGCCTACAGCCTGATGCACGACATGCACGAGCTGGGCACCACGGTCACCACCTGGACCCCGTTCCTGCTGCTTGGCATGGCGCTGCTGATCGCCCTGGGCTTCGAATTCGTCAACGGTTTCCACGACACCGCCAACGCCGTGGCCACGGTGATCTACACCCACTCGCTGCCGCCACATTTCGCGGTGGTCTGGTCGGGTTTCTTCAACTTCCTCGGCGTGCTGCTGTCCAGCGGCGCGGTGGCCTTCGGCATCATCGCCCTGCTGCCGGTGGAACTGATCCTGCAGGTCGGCTCGTCGGCCGGCTTCGCGATGATCTTCGCCCTGCTGATCGCCGCCATCCTGTGGAACCTCGGCACCTGGTGGCTGGGCCTGCCGGCCTCGTCGTCCCATACCCTGATCGGCTCGATCATCGGCGTCGGCGTGGCCAACGCCCTGATGCACGGCCGCGACGGCACCAGCGGCGTGGACTGGAGCCAGGCCACCAAGGTCGGCTACGCCCTGCTGTTCTCGCCGCTGATCGGCTTCGCCTTCGCCGCCCTGCTGCTCCTGGCCCTGCGCCTGTTCGTGAAGAACCGCGCGCTGTACAAGGCGCCCAAGGGCAACACCCCGCCGCCCTGGTGGATTCGCGGCATGCTGATCGTCACCTGCACCGGCGTGTCCTTCGCCCACGGTTCCAACGACGGCCAGAAAGGCATGGGCCTGATCATGCTGATCCTGGTCGGCACCCTGCCCATGGCCTACGCGCTGAACCGCACCATGCCGGCCGACCAGGCCCTGCAATTCGCCGCGGTGGCAGAAGTCACCCAACAGGCCCTGGTGAAAAGCGCCCCGCAACCGGCCCCCGCCGACCCGCGCGCGGTGCTTTCCGACTATGTGCGCAGCAAGGAAGCCACGCCGCAGCTGGTCCCGGCCCTGGCCGCCCTGACCGGTCATATCGGTGACGAAGTGAAGGGCTACGGCTCGCTGGCCAAGGTGCCGGCCGAAGCCATGGGCAACGTGCGCAACGACATGTACCTGAGCAGTGAAACCATCCGCCTGATGGACAAGAACAAGGTCGGCGACTTCGACGCCGACACCCAGGGCAAGCTGCAACTGTTCAAGCAGCAGATCGACAACGCCACACGCTTCATTCCGCTGTGGGTGAAGATCGCCGTGGCCATCGCCCTCGGCCTGGGCACCATGGTCGGCTGGAAACGCATCGTGGTCACTGTCGGCGAGAAAATCGGCAAGACCCACCTGACTTACGCCCAGGGCGCTTCGGCGGAAACCGTGGCGATGCTGACCATCGGCGCCGCCGATATGTTCGGCCTGCCGGTGTCCACCACCCACGTGCTGTCTTCAGGGGTGGCCGGGACCATGGTCGCCAACGGCGGCGGCCTGCAGATGCAGACCATCCGCAACCTGCTGATGGCCTGGGTGCTGACCCTGCCCGCGGCGATCCTGCTGTCCGGCAGCCTGTACTGGCTGTTCACCCAATTGTTCTGA
- a CDS encoding helix-turn-helix domain-containing protein, with amino-acid sequence MRTPEWTGQLWLGRDYGLIQGELGRTAPHAHYAHQLILASAAPVTVSLDDQPCTARYVFIPAMQRHAILDAPGTLFTLYAEPLTIDAQALQHSLLGVELTLPALAEALQRCPRRTLDRRIEKALAALDRQLTGKVSASTLAAHAHLSLSQLERLFSGQLGLPVRRLVLWRRLRLAMGLVLAGQAITDAAHGAGFADSAHFSRTLKTLFGVTARQALQHIELRLLD; translated from the coding sequence GTGCGCACGCCCGAGTGGACAGGCCAGCTGTGGCTCGGGCGTGACTACGGACTGATCCAGGGCGAGCTGGGGCGCACCGCGCCCCACGCCCACTACGCCCATCAACTGATCCTCGCCTCCGCTGCACCGGTCACCGTCAGCCTCGACGACCAGCCTTGCACCGCCCGATATGTGTTCATTCCGGCCATGCAACGGCATGCCATCCTCGACGCGCCCGGGACCCTTTTCACCCTCTACGCCGAACCGCTGACGATTGACGCCCAGGCCCTGCAACACAGCCTGCTGGGTGTCGAGCTGACGCTGCCGGCGCTGGCCGAGGCGCTGCAGCGTTGCCCGCGCCGGACCTTGGACCGGCGGATCGAAAAGGCCCTGGCCGCCCTCGACCGACAATTGACCGGCAAGGTCTCGGCCAGCACCCTGGCGGCCCATGCGCACCTGTCCCTGAGCCAGCTCGAACGGCTGTTCAGCGGCCAGCTCGGGTTGCCGGTGCGGCGCCTGGTGCTGTGGCGGCGACTACGCCTGGCGATGGGCCTGGTGCTGGCGGGCCAGGCCATCACCGATGCTGCTCATGGCGCCGGCTTTGCCGATTCCGCGCACTTCTCCCGCACCCTGAAAACCCTGTTCGGCGTCACTGCGCGCCAGGCCCTGCAACACATTGAGCTGCGCCTGCTGGACTGA
- a CDS encoding PepSY domain-containing protein yields the protein MKTLTALFAATALTLTAGLAQADVRPDLIPGLLKAGTIMDLEKLNQTALAEHPGTTAASITDTELEQTSAGAYVYQVELRDAKGVEWDVDLDAKTGKVLSNKQDK from the coding sequence ATGAAAACGTTGACTGCCCTGTTCGCCGCGACCGCCCTGACCCTGACCGCTGGCCTGGCCCAGGCCGACGTGCGCCCGGACCTGATCCCGGGCCTGCTCAAGGCCGGCACCATCATGGACCTGGAAAAACTCAACCAGACGGCACTGGCCGAACACCCAGGCACCACCGCCGCCAGCATCACCGACACCGAACTGGAACAGACCTCGGCCGGTGCCTACGTCTACCAAGTGGAACTGCGTGACGCCAAGGGCGTCGAGTGGGACGTCGATCTGGATGCCAAGACCGGCAAGGTCCTGAGCAACAAGCAAGACAAGTAA
- a CDS encoding DUF1003 domain-containing protein → MNPTPSETASAAPVDHLRFHRPHAHLAPTFGTDRFALKAEAFARFFGTPTFLGAQTLIVLVWIGLNLSGVTHFDIYPFILLNLAFSLQSAYAAPLILLAQTRQAARDKAQTEADAQHREAIAIANSERQAQAAQHTAQLLELLEQNTRLTEMTKQLTERIESLTSEMHQHVLHKAPPQA, encoded by the coding sequence ATGAACCCGACCCCATCCGAAACAGCCTCAGCCGCCCCTGTCGATCACCTGCGCTTTCACCGCCCCCATGCCCATCTGGCCCCGACCTTCGGCACCGACCGCTTTGCCCTGAAGGCCGAAGCCTTCGCCCGCTTTTTCGGCACCCCGACCTTCCTCGGCGCGCAAACCCTGATCGTGCTGGTCTGGATCGGACTCAACCTGAGCGGTGTGACGCACTTCGACATCTACCCCTTCATCCTCCTCAACCTGGCCTTCAGCCTGCAATCGGCCTATGCCGCGCCGCTGATCCTGCTGGCCCAGACCCGCCAGGCCGCGCGCGACAAAGCCCAGACCGAAGCCGATGCCCAGCACCGCGAAGCCATCGCTATCGCCAACAGCGAACGTCAGGCGCAAGCCGCGCAACACACCGCGCAACTGCTCGAACTGCTGGAGCAGAACACCCGCCTGACCGAGATGACCAAACAGCTGACCGAACGCATCGAAAGCCTGACCTCGGAAATGCACCAGCACGTCCTGCACAAGGCCCCGCCCCAGGCATGA
- a CDS encoding antibiotic biosynthesis monooxygenase family protein gives MIARTPEAPYYAVIFSAQRREPDPAYEQAAERMVELAQQQPGFLGMEFARNEDGSGITVSYWRDQASILAWKQHAEHRIARERGRSDWYVTCHTRVCKVERAYLFER, from the coding sequence ATGATCGCCCGTACACCCGAGGCGCCCTATTACGCGGTGATTTTCAGCGCCCAGCGCCGCGAACCGGACCCGGCCTACGAGCAGGCCGCCGAACGCATGGTCGAACTGGCGCAACAACAGCCGGGATTTCTCGGCATGGAGTTCGCACGTAACGAGGATGGCTCCGGCATCACAGTCTCCTATTGGCGGGACCAGGCTTCGATCCTTGCCTGGAAGCAGCACGCCGAACACCGCATCGCCCGTGAACGCGGGCGCAGCGACTGGTACGTGACCTGTCATACCCGGGTGTGCAAGGTCGAACGCGCCTATCTGTTCGAACGCTGA
- a CDS encoding CTP synthase C-terminal region-related (seleno)protein: MPHLAHPPTLHIALVGDYDPQVIAHQAIPRTLEMAAEETGLKVHYRWMATDSLTRDEPLQAFDGIWCVPGSPYRSMDGALRAIRFAREQHRPFLGTCGGFQHALLEYARNVLGWADAEHGETHPEAERAVLTPLTCALVEATDSIHLSAGSRIAEAYGERQISEGYRCRYGINPQFAAQLLNHNLRPSGYDSAGDLRAVELRDHRFFVATLFQPERAALKGVVPPLVSALLAACLEHRA; the protein is encoded by the coding sequence ATGCCGCACCTCGCTCATCCGCCCACCCTGCACATCGCACTGGTGGGCGACTACGACCCTCAGGTCATCGCGCACCAGGCCATTCCCCGGACGCTGGAAATGGCCGCCGAAGAAACAGGCCTCAAGGTGCACTATCGCTGGATGGCCACCGACAGCCTGACCCGCGACGAGCCGTTGCAAGCGTTCGACGGCATCTGGTGTGTGCCTGGCAGCCCCTACCGTTCGATGGACGGCGCCTTGCGGGCGATCCGTTTTGCCCGCGAACAACACCGCCCCTTCCTCGGCACCTGCGGCGGTTTTCAGCATGCGCTGCTGGAGTACGCGCGCAATGTGCTGGGATGGGCCGATGCCGAACACGGCGAAACCCATCCCGAGGCCGAGCGCGCCGTGCTCACGCCATTGACCTGCGCCTTGGTGGAAGCCACCGACAGCATTCATCTGAGCGCAGGCAGCCGCATCGCCGAAGCCTATGGCGAGCGACAGATCAGCGAGGGTTATCGCTGTCGCTACGGGATCAATCCGCAGTTCGCCGCGCAATTGCTCAACCACAACCTGCGCCCCAGCGGCTACGACTCGGCCGGCGACCTGCGGGCGGTGGAACTGCGCGACCACCGGTTCTTTGTCGCCACCCTGTTCCAGCCAGAACGGGCAGCGCTCAAAGGCGTCGTGCCGCCCCTGGTCAGCGCGCTGCTCGCCGCTTGCCTGGAGCATCGCGCATGA
- a CDS encoding DUF2025 family protein, whose product MRITSELICQAADQLKGFVGFNRKSGQHIVRFSEDSFGMDVADDAITPASEFVWATAEGQVMVLKRELIQLLLEQNIDERINISEPLRVYMRRTDLPEISAVRNRVSAAQ is encoded by the coding sequence ATGCGCATCACATCCGAACTCATCTGCCAGGCCGCCGACCAGCTCAAGGGTTTTGTCGGTTTCAACCGCAAGAGCGGCCAGCACATCGTGCGCTTCAGCGAAGACTCCTTTGGCATGGACGTCGCCGACGACGCCATCACCCCCGCCAGCGAATTCGTCTGGGCCACCGCCGAGGGCCAGGTCATGGTGCTCAAGCGCGAGCTGATCCAGTTGCTGCTGGAGCAGAACATCGACGAGCGCATCAACATCAGCGAACCCTTGCGGGTGTACATGCGTCGCACCGACCTGCCGGAGATTTCGGCGGTGCGCAATCGGGTGTCGGCGGCGCAATAG
- a CDS encoding LysR family transcriptional regulator, whose translation MSIAGRHYRLALTHSILAFIQVINAATHYRLDYPDLSLILALVRGGSLARAAALLKVDVSTVFRAVRRLEAALGQQLFDKSRAGYLPTGLARTLAEQAERAEQALDAAQVGVEQGGAVVSGTVRLTCTDSVLQGLLLPALAQFMPRYPALALELSTSNDFANLSRRDADLALRLTRTPPEHLVGRQLRAVSYRVCASPSYRQSVGATDLAGLTWIAPDDFLPDHATVAWRRQALPGVVPGYRCNSMLAVSELVKAGLGVAVLPDFLLDDTSALQPLSDPLPGCDTALWLLTRADCRALRAVVTLFDELSQRLRAPQ comes from the coding sequence TTGTCGATTGCTGGACGTCACTATAGATTGGCGCTCACGCACTCAATATTGGCGTTTATCCAAGTGATCAATGCAGCCACGCACTATCGGCTCGACTACCCCGATCTGTCGCTGATCCTCGCCCTGGTGCGCGGTGGCTCCCTGGCCCGCGCGGCGGCGTTGTTGAAGGTCGATGTGTCCACGGTGTTCCGTGCGGTGCGTCGCCTCGAAGCCGCGCTGGGCCAGCAGCTGTTCGACAAGAGCCGCGCCGGCTACCTGCCCACCGGCCTGGCCCGCACCCTGGCCGAACAGGCCGAACGCGCGGAACAGGCACTGGATGCGGCGCAGGTCGGGGTAGAGCAGGGCGGCGCGGTGGTCAGCGGCACAGTGCGCCTGACCTGTACCGACTCGGTGTTGCAGGGCCTGCTGTTGCCGGCGCTGGCGCAATTCATGCCGCGTTACCCGGCATTGGCCCTGGAGCTCAGCACCTCGAATGATTTCGCCAACCTCAGCCGGCGCGACGCCGACCTGGCCCTGCGCCTGACGCGCACACCGCCCGAGCACTTGGTAGGCCGGCAGCTGCGTGCGGTGTCCTACCGGGTCTGTGCCAGCCCGAGCTATCGGCAGTCGGTCGGGGCGACGGATCTGGCCGGGCTGACCTGGATCGCCCCGGACGATTTCCTTCCGGACCACGCCACGGTGGCCTGGCGCCGACAGGCGTTGCCCGGCGTGGTGCCAGGCTATCGCTGCAACAGCATGCTGGCGGTCAGTGAACTGGTGAAGGCCGGACTGGGCGTGGCGGTGCTGCCGGATTTCCTGCTCGATGACACCTCCGCCCTGCAACCCCTGAGTGATCCGCTGCCGGGCTGCGACACTGCGCTCTGGCTGCTGACCCGGGCCGACTGCCGGGCGCTGCGCGCGGTGGTGACGCTGTTCGACGAATTGAGCCAGCGCCTGCGTGCGCCGCAGTGA
- a CDS encoding transporter, whose protein sequence is MNHSIDHAHRDSDLFGLLYGFAFRPGERGRELDSAKALQALQRPDDGDEFLWLHLNLAHAACERWMQTHLALPEEFFEALHEGSRSTRIEHVDSALLAVVNDVVFNFGSMVSSDISTLWVCVHSRLIVSARLQPLHSVDKLRSSVKAGERFRSPLELLVHLLRDQGEVLTQIVRKTSLNVDQIEDQLLAARISTNRAELGAMRRVLVRLQRLLALEPGSLLRLLNRPPSWLQKEDVKELRKSTEEFALIINDLTALGERIKLLQEEIAANINEQTNRTLFTLTVVTVLALPINIIAGFFGMNVGGIPFSEDPQGFWILVALVATFTVIAGRWAFRKRQDM, encoded by the coding sequence ATGAACCACAGCATCGACCATGCCCATCGCGATTCGGATCTGTTCGGCCTGCTCTACGGCTTTGCGTTTCGTCCCGGCGAGCGGGGTCGCGAACTGGATTCGGCCAAGGCCCTGCAAGCCCTGCAACGGCCGGACGATGGCGATGAATTTCTCTGGCTGCACCTGAACCTGGCGCATGCCGCCTGCGAACGCTGGATGCAGACCCACCTGGCCCTGCCGGAAGAATTCTTCGAGGCCTTGCACGAAGGCTCGCGCTCGACCCGCATCGAGCATGTGGACTCGGCCCTGCTGGCGGTGGTCAACGACGTAGTGTTCAACTTCGGCAGCATGGTCTCCTCGGACATCTCCACCCTGTGGGTCTGCGTGCACAGCCGGCTGATCGTCAGCGCGCGCCTGCAACCCTTGCATTCGGTGGACAAGCTGCGCTCCTCGGTCAAGGCCGGCGAACGTTTCCGCTCGCCCCTGGAACTGCTGGTGCACCTGCTGCGCGACCAGGGCGAAGTGCTGACCCAGATCGTGCGCAAGACCAGCCTCAACGTCGACCAGATCGAAGACCAGTTGCTGGCCGCGCGGATCTCCACCAACCGCGCCGAACTGGGAGCCATGCGCCGGGTGCTGGTGCGCCTGCAACGCCTGCTGGCGCTGGAGCCCGGTTCGCTGCTGCGGCTGCTCAACCGGCCGCCGTCATGGCTGCAGAAGGAGGACGTCAAGGAGCTGCGCAAGTCCACCGAGGAGTTCGCCCTGATCATCAACGACCTCACCGCCCTCGGCGAGCGGATCAAGCTGTTGCAGGAAGAGATCGCCGCCAATATCAACGAACAGACCAACCGCACCCTGTTCACCCTGACCGTGGTCACGGTGCTGGCGCTGCCGATCAACATCATCGCCGGCTTCTTCGGCATGAACGTCGGCGGCATCCCCTTCTCCGAGGACCCGCAAGGTTTCTGGATCCTCGTCGCGCTGGTCGCCACCTTCACCGTCATCGCCGGCCGCTGGGCGTTTCGCAAGCGCCAGGATATGTAG
- a CDS encoding sterol desaturase family protein, with amino-acid sequence MKSMIKGLYGPAFFAGFIGAGVWVIGTPGLAPGWLLLVFAGALGVSFLAEWWLPYEVDWNRPQQDRLRDVLHALVNESLNALGLLLLPGLVSLLAFDGLWPRGWSLWAQLALAIVVADCGLTLAHYFSHRLLWLWRLHAVHHSVQRLYGFNGLMKHPLHQLLEASAGLLPLLFLGVPLPVAQLLAFAIAIQLLLQHSNVDMRPGPLGWVFAWAPMHRFHHMKYGTAGNVNFGLFLNVWDWLLGTAFYSSAYPIRQGDLGIGSQPDYPQAYWRQLLAPFSRQAVHEEPPVPLPLRR; translated from the coding sequence ATGAAATCCATGATCAAAGGTTTGTACGGTCCGGCGTTCTTTGCCGGCTTCATCGGCGCTGGCGTGTGGGTGATCGGCACGCCGGGGTTGGCCCCGGGCTGGTTGTTACTGGTGTTCGCCGGGGCGCTCGGGGTGTCCTTCCTGGCGGAGTGGTGGTTGCCCTATGAGGTGGACTGGAACCGCCCGCAGCAGGATCGCTTGCGCGACGTGTTGCACGCGCTGGTCAATGAAAGCCTGAACGCCCTGGGGTTGCTGCTGTTGCCGGGGCTGGTGAGCCTGCTGGCGTTCGATGGCCTGTGGCCGCGCGGCTGGTCGCTGTGGGCGCAGTTGGCGCTGGCGATTGTCGTCGCCGACTGCGGCCTGACCCTGGCGCATTACTTCAGCCACCGGCTGCTCTGGCTGTGGCGCCTGCACGCGGTGCATCACAGCGTGCAGCGCTTGTATGGCTTCAACGGCTTGATGAAACACCCGCTGCATCAACTGCTGGAAGCCAGCGCCGGGCTGTTGCCGCTGCTGTTTTTGGGAGTCCCCTTGCCGGTGGCGCAACTGCTGGCGTTTGCCATCGCCATCCAGCTGCTGTTGCAGCACTCCAATGTCGACATGCGCCCCGGTCCCCTGGGCTGGGTGTTCGCCTGGGCGCCGATGCACCGCTTTCACCACATGAAGTACGGCACCGCCGGCAATGTGAATTTCGGCCTGTTCTTGAATGTCTGGGACTGGCTGCTGGGCACGGCGTTTTACTCCTCGGCCTATCCGATACGCCAAGGCGACTTGGGCATCGGCAGCCAGCCGGATTATCCGCAGGCGTATTGGCGACAATTGCTCGCCCCCTTCAGCAGGCAAGCCGTCCATGAGGAACCGCCGGTACCCTTGCCGCTGCGGCGTTGA
- a CDS encoding methyl-accepting chemotaxis protein, with product MSQGTNDQFNRTDQVATAMNEMSATAQEVARHAADAARAADDADQSAQQGEQVMQGTIHTITLMRGEIANTAEVIRRLEADSERIGKVLEVIRGIAEQTNLLALNAAIEAARAGEAGRGFAVVADEVRSLAQRTAASIIEINQIIQSVQTGALDAAHAIESGQARSDASVEQVTQAGAMLERITEAVEAIRDMNRQIATAAEEQTSVAEDISRNLTEITSIASTNLDNVQRTERASQNLHELSGQLNEVTARLSA from the coding sequence ATGTCCCAGGGCACCAACGACCAGTTCAACCGCACCGACCAGGTCGCCACGGCGATGAACGAAATGTCCGCCACCGCCCAGGAAGTGGCGCGCCATGCGGCGGATGCGGCGCGGGCCGCCGATGACGCCGACCAGTCGGCCCAGCAGGGCGAGCAGGTGATGCAGGGCACCATCCACACCATCACCCTGATGCGTGGCGAAATCGCCAACACCGCCGAGGTGATCCGCCGCCTGGAAGCCGACAGCGAGCGCATCGGCAAGGTCCTGGAAGTGATCCGCGGCATCGCCGAACAGACCAACCTGCTGGCGCTCAACGCCGCCATCGAGGCGGCGCGGGCCGGCGAGGCCGGGCGTGGTTTCGCCGTGGTCGCCGACGAGGTACGCAGCCTGGCGCAGCGCACCGCGGCGTCGATCATCGAGATCAACCAGATCATCCAGAGCGTGCAGACCGGCGCCCTGGACGCTGCCCATGCGATCGAGAGTGGCCAGGCGCGCAGCGATGCCAGCGTCGAGCAGGTGACCCAGGCCGGCGCCATGCTGGAGCGGATCACCGAGGCGGTCGAGGCGATCCGCGACATGAACCGGCAGATCGCCACGGCGGCGGAAGAGCAGACCTCGGTGGCCGAGGACATTTCGCGCAACCTGACCGAGATCACCTCGATCGCCAGCACCAACCTGGATAACGTGCAGCGCACCGAGCGCGCCAGCCAGAACCTGCACGAACTGTCGGGGCAGTTGAACGAGGTGACGGCACGCTTGAGTGCCTGA